Proteins from a single region of Amycolatopsis sp. CA-230715:
- a CDS encoding regulatory protein RecX, with translation MAGRKVDLEELGPRERVAAAKGVCFDLLAARPRTKDELRQALRRKGFDEETRETILGKLDHAGLVDDAAFAESWVRSRHTHQGLARSALVAELKRKGVDGETAVEAAGEVDREAEEQRARELVRKKLGSMTTLDEQTVTRRLLGMLARKGYPQGLAYQVIRETLRDVGAESTLLDDAVSD, from the coding sequence GTGGCGGGGCGGAAGGTGGATCTGGAGGAACTGGGGCCTCGGGAGCGGGTGGCGGCGGCGAAGGGGGTGTGCTTCGACCTGCTGGCGGCGCGGCCCCGTACCAAGGACGAGCTGCGGCAGGCCTTGCGCCGCAAGGGGTTCGACGAGGAAACCCGCGAGACGATCCTCGGCAAGCTCGACCACGCCGGGCTCGTCGACGACGCGGCGTTCGCCGAGTCCTGGGTGCGGTCCCGGCACACCCACCAAGGCCTCGCCCGTTCCGCACTCGTCGCCGAGCTCAAGCGCAAAGGCGTCGACGGCGAAACCGCGGTCGAAGCGGCGGGTGAGGTCGACCGAGAGGCCGAGGAGCAGCGCGCCCGCGAACTCGTGCGCAAGAAGCTCGGCAGCATGACCACCCTCGACGAGCAGACCGTCACCCGGCGGCTGCTCGGCATGCTGGCCCGCAAGGGATATCCGCAAGGGCTCGCCTACCAGGTCATCCGGGAAACGCTTCGCGACGTCGGCGCCGAGTCGACCCTCCTCGACGACGCCGTCAGCGACTGA
- a CDS encoding DUF3046 domain-containing protein, which yields MRITVFRRLMAEEFGPRRAETLSKDYVMSGLGGRTVEQALKAGVSAKEIWQEVCTTFDVPPERR from the coding sequence ATGCGAATCACGGTGTTCCGGCGGTTGATGGCGGAAGAGTTCGGGCCGCGCAGGGCGGAAACCCTGTCCAAGGACTACGTCATGAGCGGGCTCGGCGGGCGCACCGTCGAGCAGGCGCTCAAGGCCGGTGTCTCGGCCAAGGAGATCTGGCAGGAGGTCTGCACGACGTTCGACGTGCCCCCCGAGCGGCGGTAG
- a CDS encoding Rrf2 family transcriptional regulator, which yields MGLSSRSAVAIHALTMLARWDHSLTSAEIADSLASNPVLVRRILGSLRDAGLVWATEGRGGGWSLAKAPREITLHDAYTAVEDGPILSRHAHPPSDACEVGRHMQNLLETEFRDAERAMEKRLGRTTIAHLVQQVLAAERAHAVPK from the coding sequence ATGGGTCTCAGCAGCCGGAGCGCCGTCGCGATCCACGCGCTCACGATGCTGGCGCGCTGGGACCATTCGCTGACCTCCGCGGAGATCGCGGACAGCCTGGCGAGCAACCCGGTTCTCGTGCGCCGCATCCTCGGCAGCCTGCGGGACGCGGGTTTGGTGTGGGCCACCGAAGGACGCGGCGGCGGCTGGTCCCTCGCCAAAGCGCCGCGGGAGATCACGCTCCACGACGCGTACACCGCCGTCGAAGACGGGCCGATCCTGTCGCGGCACGCCCATCCGCCCAGTGACGCGTGCGAAGTCGGGCGGCACATGCAGAACCTGCTGGAAACCGAGTTCCGGGACGCCGAACGGGCCATGGAGAAACGGCTCGGCCGGACGACCATCGCCCACCTGGTCCAGCAGGTGCTGGCCGCCGAGCGGGCACACGCCGTACCGAAATAG
- a CDS encoding ClpX C4-type zinc finger protein: MADVKEKPAIASCSFCRKPNSEVEKLVAGPGVFICDGCVTLAARVIADASTVSTSDSPVAPWDVEMSLDAVLATLGSVAAAGEQAERNLAIWVAKARSLGGTWSQIGQALGMARQSAWERFAAED, encoded by the coding sequence ATGGCCGACGTCAAAGAAAAGCCCGCGATCGCGAGCTGCTCGTTCTGCCGCAAACCGAACAGTGAAGTGGAAAAGCTCGTGGCCGGGCCCGGCGTGTTCATCTGCGACGGGTGCGTGACACTGGCGGCCCGCGTCATCGCCGACGCGAGCACTGTGTCCACTTCGGACTCCCCGGTGGCGCCGTGGGACGTCGAGATGTCACTCGACGCGGTGCTCGCGACACTCGGTTCCGTTGCGGCGGCGGGGGAACAGGCCGAGCGCAACCTCGCCATCTGGGTCGCGAAGGCGCGGTCACTGGGCGGCACTTGGTCGCAGATCGGGCAGGCGCTCGGCATGGCGCGGCAATCGGCCTGGGAACGGTTCGCGGCCGAGGACTGA
- the eda gene encoding bifunctional 4-hydroxy-2-oxoglutarate aldolase/2-dehydro-3-deoxy-phosphogluconate aldolase — MTTGPDLLALSPVMPVVVVDDAADAVPLAKALLAGGVEVIELTLRTPAALAAIERVAAEVPGITVGAGTVTTPGQAKQAADAGAAFLVTPGCTDSVLDAAFGTGLPFLPGASTVSEAMRLSERGLSALKFFPAEASGGVDYLKSIAGPLPSLRFCPTGGITPESAPRYLALPNVGCVGGSWLTPKDAVAAKDFARIETLAREAAAL, encoded by the coding sequence GTGACGACCGGTCCCGACCTGCTCGCGTTGTCCCCCGTGATGCCCGTGGTCGTGGTGGACGACGCCGCGGACGCGGTCCCGCTGGCGAAGGCCCTGCTCGCGGGCGGCGTCGAGGTCATCGAGCTGACCCTGCGCACCCCGGCCGCGCTGGCCGCGATCGAGCGGGTCGCCGCCGAGGTGCCGGGTATCACCGTCGGCGCGGGCACGGTCACCACCCCCGGCCAGGCCAAGCAGGCCGCCGACGCGGGCGCCGCGTTCCTGGTGACCCCCGGCTGCACGGACAGCGTGCTCGACGCCGCCTTCGGCACCGGGCTGCCGTTCCTCCCCGGCGCGAGCACCGTTTCGGAAGCGATGCGGCTCTCCGAACGCGGGCTGAGCGCGCTGAAGTTCTTCCCCGCTGAAGCCAGCGGCGGCGTGGACTACCTGAAGTCGATCGCCGGCCCGCTGCCTTCGCTCCGCTTCTGCCCGACGGGCGGGATCACCCCGGAAAGCGCGCCGCGCTACCTGGCGCTGCCGAACGTGGGCTGCGTCGGCGGTTCCTGGCTCACGCCGAAGGATGCCGTGGCGGCGAAGGACTTCGCCCGCATCGAGACGCTCGCCAGGGAGGCCGCCGCGTTGTAG
- the def gene encoding peptide deformylase — translation MAVRELRYFGDPVLKTVCDPVTRFDKGLESLVNDLLDSVKLPGRAGLAAPQIGVSLRAFSYNVSGLIGYVLNPEIVELSEETHEIDEGCLSVPELWFPTVRAKRAVVRGVDKRNEPIEVEGVDVLAQCLQHETDHLDGKLYLDRLTQDRKREALREARGKDWFWKR, via the coding sequence ATGGCGGTGCGCGAACTGCGCTATTTCGGTGACCCGGTGCTGAAAACGGTGTGCGACCCGGTGACCAGGTTCGACAAGGGTCTCGAATCGCTCGTGAACGACCTGCTGGACTCCGTCAAGCTGCCGGGGCGGGCGGGGCTAGCGGCACCGCAGATCGGGGTGAGCCTGCGCGCGTTCAGCTACAACGTGAGCGGGCTGATCGGGTACGTCCTCAACCCGGAGATCGTCGAACTCTCCGAGGAGACCCACGAGATCGACGAAGGCTGCCTTTCCGTCCCCGAGCTGTGGTTCCCGACCGTGCGGGCGAAACGAGCCGTCGTGCGCGGGGTGGACAAGCGCAACGAACCGATCGAGGTGGAGGGCGTCGACGTGCTCGCCCAGTGCCTGCAGCACGAGACCGATCACCTCGACGGCAAGCTCTACCTCGACCGGCTCACGCAGGACCGCAAACGCGAAGCGCTGCGCGAGGCGCGGGGCAAGGACTGGTTCTGGAAGCGGTGA
- the recA gene encoding recombinase RecA, whose protein sequence is MPPAAPDKDKALELALAQIDKQYGKGSVMRLGDEGRAPIAVIPTGAIALDVALGIGGLPRGRVVEIYGPESSGKTTVALHAVANAQRNGGIAAFVDAEHALDPEYAKALGVDTDALLVSQPDTGEQALEIADMLIRSGALDILVIDSVAALVPRAEIEGEMGDSHVGLQARLMSQALRKLTGALSNSGTTAVFINQLREKVGVMFGSPETTTGGKALKFYASVRLDVRRIETLKDGGEPVGNRTRVKVVKNKVAPPFKQAEFDILYGQGVSREGSLIDMGVDQGIVRKSGAWYTYEGDQLGQGKENARKFLRENPDIANEIEKRIKEKLGIGPQLDAEETAAVPAPVDF, encoded by the coding sequence ATGCCCCCAGCAGCACCGGACAAGGACAAGGCACTCGAGCTGGCGCTCGCCCAGATCGACAAGCAGTACGGCAAGGGGTCGGTGATGCGCCTCGGCGATGAGGGGCGCGCCCCCATCGCGGTCATCCCCACCGGTGCGATCGCGCTCGACGTCGCGCTCGGCATCGGCGGCCTGCCGCGCGGCCGCGTGGTGGAGATCTACGGCCCGGAATCCTCCGGTAAGACCACGGTCGCGCTGCACGCGGTGGCCAACGCGCAGCGCAACGGCGGTATCGCCGCGTTCGTCGACGCGGAGCACGCGCTCGACCCCGAGTACGCCAAGGCGCTCGGCGTCGACACCGACGCGCTGCTCGTCTCCCAGCCGGACACCGGCGAGCAGGCGCTGGAGATCGCGGACATGCTGATCCGCTCCGGCGCGCTCGACATCCTGGTCATCGACTCGGTGGCCGCGCTTGTGCCCCGCGCCGAGATCGAGGGCGAGATGGGCGACTCGCACGTCGGCCTCCAGGCCAGGCTGATGAGCCAGGCGCTGCGGAAGCTCACCGGCGCGCTGTCCAACTCCGGCACCACCGCGGTCTTCATCAACCAGCTCCGCGAGAAGGTCGGCGTCATGTTCGGCTCCCCGGAGACCACCACCGGTGGTAAGGCGCTGAAATTCTACGCCTCCGTCCGGCTCGACGTGCGCCGCATCGAGACCCTCAAGGACGGCGGCGAGCCCGTCGGCAACCGCACCAGGGTCAAGGTCGTCAAGAACAAGGTCGCGCCGCCGTTCAAGCAGGCCGAGTTCGACATCCTCTACGGCCAGGGCGTCTCCCGCGAGGGCTCGCTCATCGACATGGGCGTCGACCAGGGCATCGTCCGCAAGTCCGGCGCCTGGTACACCTACGAGGGCGACCAGCTCGGGCAGGGCAAGGAGAACGCGCGGAAGTTCCTGCGCGAGAACCCCGACATCGCCAACGAGATCGAGAAGCGCATCAAGGAGAAGCTCGGCATCGGCCCCCAGCTCGACGCCGAAGAGACCGCGGCGGTTCCGGCACCGGTCGACTTCTGA
- a CDS encoding Hsp70 family protein yields the protein MRILSVDLGTSNTVAVLSAHGRPPRVIEVDGSATMPSAVFADEDGTLMVGRDAERRARLDPTRFEPNPKRRVDEQTLLLGSDVVPVNEALAAVLRRVLEETSRQLGGDHPDEIRLTHPAQWGPVRRNVLLSAARLAGMRTAVSLVPEPVAAAAHFASFPGKALAPGQALAVYDLGAGTFDVAVVGATQNGYAVLAEDGLPDLGGLDVDQALLVHVGREVSHKDPQRWQRLLRPESTPDRRTRRALQEDVKAAKEALSRHPQTEVPMPEPFTDVLVTRAELEALVRPAMLRSVELLARTVRSAGLAPERLAGIYLVGGSSRLPLVGTMIAEKIGVVPGSLDQPETAVALGAHHVASDGISMRTQNVDGQVAATGTGAHPMGPAQTGPHAPPPQVASVPGTQSGPYGMPSGAYPPPSYPPSGPQQALGGQQQPAPSNFPSGFPSVTKEEEKKPAGNRKKIIIGAVAAVVVLLAAGAAYFLWPSSSSGTTYTADQCQKPGAPEDKGFTGCLRQLAGKVPDNGQCNPGTGNAAIAPPANENFGVSVTCSTPALAGAQVTYIHGTSQDALKEYSDRLLASTKAEQVQAQWKGNGLDGTYSSSAGATSSVLVFRVGDRPMIGVLYQTKGTDQQGTASELADYFEKNIQPGDAS from the coding sequence GTGCGGATCCTGTCGGTGGATCTCGGAACGTCCAACACGGTCGCGGTGCTGTCCGCGCACGGACGCCCGCCGAGGGTGATCGAGGTGGACGGTTCCGCCACCATGCCGTCCGCGGTGTTCGCGGACGAGGACGGCACGCTCATGGTCGGCCGCGACGCCGAGCGGCGCGCGCGGCTGGACCCCACCCGGTTCGAGCCCAACCCCAAGCGCCGGGTCGACGAGCAGACGCTCCTGCTCGGTAGCGACGTCGTCCCGGTCAACGAGGCGCTCGCCGCGGTGCTGCGCCGGGTGCTCGAAGAGACCTCGCGCCAGCTCGGCGGCGACCACCCCGACGAGATCAGGCTGACCCACCCCGCCCAGTGGGGGCCCGTCCGCCGCAACGTGCTGCTGTCGGCGGCGCGGCTCGCGGGCATGCGCACCGCCGTGTCGCTCGTGCCGGAGCCGGTCGCCGCGGCCGCCCACTTCGCTTCCTTCCCCGGCAAGGCGCTCGCACCGGGGCAGGCGCTCGCCGTGTACGACCTCGGCGCGGGCACGTTCGACGTCGCGGTCGTCGGCGCCACCCAGAACGGGTACGCGGTGCTCGCCGAAGACGGTCTTCCCGACCTCGGCGGCCTCGACGTCGACCAGGCGCTGCTGGTGCACGTCGGACGCGAGGTCTCGCACAAGGACCCGCAGCGCTGGCAGCGCCTCCTGCGCCCGGAGTCGACGCCGGACCGGCGGACCCGGCGCGCGCTGCAGGAGGACGTGAAGGCCGCGAAGGAGGCGCTGTCCCGGCACCCGCAGACCGAGGTGCCGATGCCGGAGCCGTTCACCGACGTGCTGGTCACGCGCGCGGAACTGGAGGCGCTCGTCCGCCCCGCGATGCTGCGCAGCGTCGAGCTGCTGGCCAGGACCGTCCGCTCGGCCGGGCTCGCGCCGGAGCGGCTCGCCGGGATCTACCTCGTCGGCGGGTCGAGCAGGCTCCCGCTGGTCGGCACCATGATCGCGGAGAAGATCGGCGTCGTGCCCGGCAGCCTCGACCAGCCGGAAACCGCCGTCGCGCTCGGCGCGCACCACGTGGCTTCCGACGGCATCAGCATGCGCACCCAGAACGTCGACGGGCAGGTCGCGGCCACCGGCACCGGCGCGCATCCGATGGGACCGGCGCAGACCGGCCCGCACGCCCCGCCGCCGCAGGTCGCGTCGGTGCCGGGGACCCAGTCCGGGCCGTACGGCATGCCGAGCGGGGCGTACCCGCCGCCGTCCTACCCGCCGAGCGGCCCCCAGCAGGCGCTCGGCGGCCAGCAGCAACCGGCGCCGTCGAACTTCCCGTCCGGTTTCCCCTCGGTGACGAAGGAAGAGGAGAAGAAACCGGCCGGGAACCGGAAGAAGATCATCATCGGCGCGGTGGCCGCGGTCGTCGTGCTGCTCGCCGCCGGTGCCGCGTACTTCCTCTGGCCGAGCTCGTCCTCGGGCACCACCTACACCGCGGACCAGTGCCAGAAACCGGGCGCGCCCGAGGACAAGGGCTTCACCGGGTGCCTGCGCCAGCTCGCCGGGAAGGTGCCGGACAACGGCCAGTGCAACCCCGGCACCGGCAACGCGGCCATCGCACCGCCCGCCAACGAGAACTTCGGGGTCAGCGTGACCTGCTCGACCCCCGCGCTGGCCGGCGCACAGGTCACCTACATCCACGGCACTTCGCAGGACGCGCTCAAGGAGTACTCGGACCGGCTGCTCGCCTCCACCAAGGCGGAGCAGGTGCAGGCGCAGTGGAAGGGCAACGGCCTCGACGGCACGTACTCGTCCTCGGCGGGCGCGACCTCGTCGGTGCTGGTCTTCCGGGTCGGCGACCGGCCGATGATCGGCGTGCTCTACCAGACCAAGGGCACCGACCAGCAGGGCACCGCGTCCGAACTCGCTGACTACTTCGAAAAGAACATCCAGCCGGGCGACGCGAGCTGA
- a CDS encoding ATP-dependent helicase → MDGVAEVLELFSPATRDWFAGAFAAPTDAQSGAWRAAHAGEHALVVAPTGSGKTLAAFLWALDRLAVTPPPAARTERCRVLYVSPLKALAVDVQRNLRAPLAGISQASRRLGLAAPDIAVGMRTGDTTPAERRTFLRTPPDVLVTTPESLFLILTSSARESLRGVETVILDEVHAVAGTKRGAHLALSFERLDALLPRPAQRIGLSATVRPIDEVSTFLGGGRPVRVVQPKLAKTIEVRVEVPVEDMGSLDAPSRPRDSLELPSEGGIGTQEEIGGAEIDRPSIWPAVEGRVLELIKAHRSTIVFANSRRLTERLTARLNELAAEQPAELQPGQRFPAEAIGESGLTTGAEAAIAKAHHGSMSREQRTHVEEELKSGRLPCVVATSSLELGIDMGAVDLVVQIEAPPTVASGLQRVGRAGHQVGAVSSGVMFPKFRGDLVSCAVVAERMAEGAIEAVRYPRNPLDVLAQHVVAMTALEPWTVEELASLTRRAAPFAGLPEDALHAVLDMLAGRYPSEEFGELRPRITWDRVTGELKGRPGAQRLAVTSGGTIPDRGLFTVMTPGSEGSPGSRVGELDEEMVYESRVGDTILLGTSSWRVTDITHDRVIVVPAPGEPARMPFWKGDAPGRPLELGRALGAFVRELSTMDSEGGAARSAAAGLDERAGQNLLAYLDEQRTATRHVPNDRTVLLERFRDELGDWRVVVHSPFGAQVNAPWALAIAAKLRENRGVDAQVAHSDDGIVLRLPEALDAEGAEVLVTADDILLDPEEVEQVIVAEVGGSALFAARFRECAARALLLPRRDPRRRSPLWQQRQRASQLLSVAAKYERFPVILEAMRECLQDVYDVGGLRELMTDVRSRRVRVVEVETPSPSPFARSLLFGYVGMFLYETDAPLAERRAAALSLDSTLLAELLGTEAIRELLDADVVAEVERSLQRLDEDRRARGVEDTADLLRLLGDLTEAEAAERGVAPEWLTELESTRRAIRVRIGGEERFLAIEDAGRVRDALGAALPVGVPEAFTEPVADPLGDLLARYARTRGPFPAAKAAGRFGLGTAVVTGVLDRLTSSGRLIRGELSPVGHPESHGAGIEYCEASVLRRLRRASLAKLRAEVEPVEPAALGRFLPSWHGIGARMRAAPTADDVLSVVEQLAGAPLPASAVESLILPNRLPGYHPALLDELTTAGEVTWCGCGSLAGGDGWLAVAPSDVADLLLPEISESVPDTPLHNAIVSTLDLGALFFRQLVDRVSALVETAPDDGAVVAALWDLVWAGVVTGDTLGPVRAQVSGKGATHKPRRSAPRGRYARMRAGRTAMPSRTGPPTVAGRWALTPSRETDPTRRTHARTEAFLERHGVLTRGALDTERVTGGFSGIYKVLRGMEDSGQVVRGYVVEGLGAAQFAAKGAVDRLRAVSEANGSRPRGPGSAHEAVVLAASDPAQPYGAALDWPAAVGGTKHRPARKAGALAVLVDGVPGLYVERGGKSLLSFSTDPDVLRAAAHALSRVVREGWLGQLAVQRADGEHALTSELAEVLREAGFRATPKGLRLRA, encoded by the coding sequence ATGGACGGCGTGGCGGAAGTACTCGAACTGTTCTCCCCCGCGACCAGGGACTGGTTCGCCGGGGCCTTCGCCGCGCCCACCGACGCGCAGTCCGGGGCGTGGCGGGCCGCGCATGCCGGGGAGCACGCGCTGGTGGTCGCGCCGACCGGGTCGGGCAAGACGCTCGCCGCGTTCCTGTGGGCGCTCGACCGGCTCGCCGTCACACCGCCACCGGCCGCGCGCACCGAGCGGTGCCGCGTCCTGTACGTCTCGCCGCTGAAGGCGCTCGCCGTCGACGTGCAGCGCAACCTGCGCGCCCCGCTGGCCGGGATCTCGCAGGCTTCGCGGCGGCTCGGGCTCGCCGCGCCGGACATCGCGGTCGGCATGCGCACCGGGGACACCACGCCCGCCGAGCGGCGCACGTTCCTGCGCACGCCGCCGGACGTGCTGGTCACCACGCCGGAGTCGCTGTTCCTCATCCTCACCTCCTCGGCGCGCGAATCGCTGCGCGGTGTCGAGACGGTGATCCTCGACGAGGTGCACGCCGTCGCGGGCACCAAGCGCGGCGCGCATCTCGCGTTGTCGTTCGAACGGCTGGACGCGCTGCTGCCGCGGCCCGCCCAGCGCATCGGCCTGTCCGCGACGGTCCGCCCGATCGACGAGGTGAGCACGTTCCTCGGCGGCGGCAGGCCGGTCCGCGTGGTGCAGCCGAAGCTCGCCAAGACCATCGAGGTGCGGGTCGAGGTGCCGGTGGAGGACATGGGCAGCCTCGACGCGCCGTCCAGGCCGCGGGATTCGCTCGAGCTGCCGTCCGAGGGCGGGATCGGCACCCAGGAGGAGATCGGCGGCGCGGAGATCGACCGGCCGTCGATCTGGCCCGCGGTCGAGGGGCGCGTGCTCGAGCTGATCAAGGCGCACCGGTCGACGATCGTGTTCGCGAACTCGCGGCGGCTCACCGAGCGGCTCACCGCGAGGCTGAACGAGCTCGCCGCCGAACAGCCCGCGGAACTCCAGCCAGGACAACGGTTTCCGGCGGAGGCGATCGGCGAATCCGGGCTCACCACGGGCGCGGAGGCCGCGATCGCCAAGGCGCACCACGGTTCGATGTCGCGCGAGCAGCGCACCCACGTCGAAGAGGAGCTGAAGTCGGGGCGGCTGCCGTGCGTGGTCGCGACCTCCTCGCTGGAGCTCGGCATCGACATGGGCGCGGTCGACCTCGTCGTGCAGATCGAGGCGCCGCCGACGGTGGCGTCCGGGCTGCAGCGGGTGGGGCGCGCCGGGCACCAGGTCGGCGCGGTGTCCTCCGGCGTGATGTTCCCGAAGTTCCGCGGTGACCTCGTCTCGTGCGCGGTGGTCGCCGAGCGGATGGCCGAGGGGGCGATCGAGGCGGTCCGCTACCCGCGCAACCCGCTCGACGTGCTCGCCCAGCACGTCGTGGCGATGACCGCGCTGGAACCGTGGACCGTCGAGGAGCTGGCCTCGCTCACCCGCCGCGCGGCCCCGTTCGCCGGGCTGCCGGAGGACGCGCTGCACGCGGTGCTCGACATGCTGGCCGGGCGGTACCCGAGCGAGGAGTTCGGGGAGCTGCGGCCGCGGATCACCTGGGACAGGGTCACCGGCGAGCTCAAGGGCAGGCCGGGCGCGCAGCGGCTCGCGGTCACCTCCGGCGGCACGATCCCCGACCGCGGCCTGTTCACCGTGATGACGCCGGGATCCGAAGGCTCTCCAGGGAGCCGCGTCGGCGAACTCGACGAAGAAATGGTCTACGAGTCCCGCGTCGGGGACACGATCCTGCTCGGCACCTCGTCGTGGCGGGTCACCGACATCACGCACGACAGGGTCATCGTGGTGCCCGCGCCCGGCGAACCGGCCAGGATGCCGTTCTGGAAGGGCGACGCGCCGGGGCGGCCGCTGGAACTGGGCAGGGCGCTCGGCGCCTTCGTCCGCGAGCTGTCCACAATGGACTCCGAAGGGGGCGCGGCGCGGTCGGCCGCGGCCGGGCTCGACGAGCGGGCAGGCCAGAACCTGCTCGCCTACCTCGACGAGCAGCGCACCGCGACCAGGCACGTGCCGAACGACCGCACGGTGCTGCTCGAACGCTTCCGCGACGAGCTGGGCGACTGGCGGGTGGTCGTGCACTCCCCGTTCGGCGCGCAGGTCAACGCGCCGTGGGCGCTGGCGATCGCGGCGAAGCTGCGGGAGAACCGCGGTGTCGACGCGCAGGTCGCGCACTCCGACGACGGGATCGTGCTGCGCCTGCCCGAGGCGCTCGACGCCGAGGGTGCCGAGGTGCTGGTGACGGCGGACGACATCCTGCTCGACCCGGAGGAGGTCGAGCAGGTGATCGTGGCCGAGGTGGGCGGTTCGGCGCTGTTCGCCGCCCGGTTCCGCGAATGCGCCGCCCGCGCGCTGCTGCTCCCCCGGCGGGATCCGCGCCGCCGGTCCCCGCTCTGGCAGCAGCGGCAACGCGCGTCGCAACTGCTTTCGGTGGCCGCGAAGTACGAGCGGTTCCCGGTGATCCTCGAAGCCATGCGCGAATGCCTGCAGGACGTCTACGACGTCGGCGGCCTGCGCGAGCTGATGACCGACGTGCGGTCCCGCCGCGTGCGGGTGGTCGAGGTGGAAACCCCGTCGCCGTCCCCGTTCGCGCGCAGCCTGCTGTTCGGGTATGTCGGGATGTTCCTGTACGAGACCGACGCGCCGCTCGCCGAGCGGCGCGCGGCGGCGCTGTCGCTGGACTCCACGCTGCTCGCCGAACTGCTCGGCACCGAGGCGATCCGCGAACTGCTCGACGCGGACGTGGTCGCCGAAGTGGAGCGTTCGCTGCAGCGGCTCGACGAGGACCGCCGGGCCCGGGGCGTCGAGGACACCGCGGATCTGCTCCGGCTGCTCGGCGACCTGACCGAGGCCGAGGCGGCCGAACGCGGGGTGGCACCGGAATGGCTCACTGAGCTGGAATCCACCCGGCGCGCGATCCGGGTGCGGATCGGCGGTGAGGAGCGGTTCCTCGCGATCGAGGACGCGGGCCGCGTCCGGGACGCGCTGGGCGCCGCGCTCCCGGTCGGGGTGCCGGAGGCGTTCACCGAACCGGTCGCCGATCCGCTCGGCGACCTGCTGGCCCGCTACGCGCGCACCAGGGGCCCGTTCCCGGCGGCGAAGGCGGCCGGGCGGTTCGGGCTGGGCACCGCGGTGGTCACCGGCGTGCTCGACCGGCTGACCTCCTCGGGCAGGCTGATCCGGGGTGAGCTGAGCCCGGTCGGCCATCCGGAGTCGCACGGCGCCGGGATCGAATACTGCGAGGCGAGTGTGCTGCGGCGCCTTCGCCGTGCCTCGCTCGCCAAGCTCAGGGCCGAGGTCGAGCCGGTCGAACCGGCGGCGCTGGGCCGGTTTTTGCCGTCGTGGCACGGTATCGGCGCCAGGATGCGCGCCGCACCCACCGCGGACGACGTGCTGTCCGTGGTGGAACAGCTCGCGGGCGCGCCGCTGCCGGCGAGCGCGGTCGAATCGCTGATCCTGCCGAACCGCCTGCCCGGGTACCACCCCGCGCTGCTCGACGAGCTGACCACCGCGGGCGAGGTGACCTGGTGCGGCTGCGGGTCGCTCGCCGGCGGGGACGGCTGGCTCGCCGTGGCACCGTCCGATGTGGCCGATCTGCTCCTGCCGGAGATCAGCGAATCCGTGCCGGACACCCCATTGCACAACGCCATTGTGTCCACTTTGGACCTGGGCGCGCTGTTCTTCCGCCAGCTCGTCGACCGGGTCTCCGCGCTCGTGGAAACGGCGCCGGACGACGGCGCGGTGGTCGCCGCGCTGTGGGACCTGGTGTGGGCGGGTGTGGTCACCGGCGACACGCTGGGCCCGGTGCGGGCCCAGGTTTCCGGAAAGGGGGCGACGCACAAGCCGCGGCGGAGCGCGCCGCGGGGCCGGTACGCCAGGATGCGCGCGGGACGGACGGCCATGCCCTCGCGCACCGGGCCGCCCACGGTCGCCGGGCGGTGGGCGCTGACGCCGTCGCGGGAAACCGATCCGACGCGGAGGACGCACGCCCGCACCGAGGCCTTCCTGGAACGGCACGGCGTGCTCACCAGGGGCGCGCTCGACACCGAACGGGTCACGGGTGGTTTTTCCGGGATCTACAAGGTGTTGCGCGGGATGGAGGACTCCGGCCAGGTCGTGCGCGGCTACGTCGTCGAGGGGCTCGGCGCCGCCCAGTTCGCGGCGAAGGGGGCCGTCGACAGGCTGCGCGCGGTCTCCGAGGCGAACGGGTCCCGTCCACGCGGGCCTGGCTCGGCGCACGAGGCCGTGGTGCTCGCGGCGAGCGATCCGGCGCAGCCCTACGGCGCGGCGCTGGACTGGCCCGCCGCGGTCGGCGGCACGAAGCACCGCCCCGCCCGCAAGGCGGGTGCGCTGGCCGTGCTCGTCGACGGGGTGCCGGGGCTCTACGTCGAACGCGGCGGGAAGTCCCTGCTGTCCTTCAGCACCGATCCCGACGTGCTCCGCGCCGCCGCGCACGCCCTGTCCCGGGTGGTGCGCGAAGGCTGGCTCGGCCAGCTCGCCGTGCAGCGCGCCGACGGCGAGCACGCCCTGACCTCCGAACTCGCGGAAGTGCTGCGGGAAGCGGGTTTCCGCGCCACCCCCAAGGGCTTGCGCCTTCGCGCGTAA